The Alnus glutinosa chromosome 3, dhAlnGlut1.1, whole genome shotgun sequence nucleotide sequence TCATCTTCATGAACAATCTAACAATTGAAATAACTTTGGACAGAAGATAACAGAATATTGTTCAACAATCAGGGAATAGAAAAGTACTACAAAATAACCAGTTAACGCATTTGCGTTCCAAACCCAAAATTGCAGACAATGAAAAATTTAATGACATAAATATGCAATTAAACACAACATCACCTCCATCTAATGCATAATAAACCAGATTGGTACACAGAATCTtttataaagtaacaaaaaaaaaaaaaaacacacacatacacacacaaacaGAGTGATCCAATAAACTTTACCTCTTAGTCCTTAGCTCATCtgtaaacaaataaaatcaaaggtCCCAAgctaaattttttcaaaaagtgaaGCAAAAATGTATTCAAGCTTGATTTTCATGCTCATATTGAACACAATTAGGGCCATGCCAATTAGGACAAATCCAAAAATAACTCATTCatctaaaaatttatatttctcAAACCTTTCAAACGACCATCTCAaatcaaaagaaaggaaaattggAGTACACTCCAACCATCTaaactttttttccttttgctaATGTCATTTACAAATCCtatctaaagagtaaagacATTGTATTtgtttcaaataataaaatttagtaaagGGTAATAAAGGCTTTGCACATGAATCACTAATTAAATATATGGGAAACTACTAACCACAAAATTATTGCATTATTAGACATTCGGGTAAAGTGACTATAAAATGCACATCTCACAAACTTGTACAGTATAAAAGAAACATGGAAAACCTGTGTGGAAAATGAGCCTACCGTTGGAGATGCCAacccaacaaaaattaaagagttcATATTGAATAACTGcacaaattaatagaaaaaaaaaaagaaaaaaaaaaaaagaaagagaaacttGAGATTTCTTTACCTTGTGttataattttcttgaaaaccCTGAGTTTTGATTACTCTAACAGGGAACCTAAAACAACTCTAACTTATGCAaattaaacactaaaacatttaaaaataaaataaaattagactaTTATTTAAGGGCATTATAAAAAATGGGGTTTACAATTTATCTCTTCTCCTAAATATGCATGTGAAATTCAATATGGACATAGATTAtgtgttatttttcaaatttctctaCTATGATAGTTTTGAAATTTGCACATTATACCCTACTGACCAATAGTagtggaaaaaataaataaattaagtgtTGTAATAAGCCACAATTTGGTGATCTTTATTTGCATATATATGAGGATTCGAAACTGTAAGCGTTGCCCTTTCCTACAACCAAAATAACACACAAAGCCTTGGCCAAATCAAAATTCGAGATTCCATGCAACAGACACAACCCACGTGGTAAATTTGAAAACCCATTTGGCCAAAGATACAAAGAAGTTAAACTTGATCATAATGTTTCAATTCATGACATTTACCAAACCTAAACAAGTTTTTAGCGTCAGGGAGACAGATTCGACCGCCAAACCCGCCTGTTCAAAATCTTCCAAGTATGGCAAGCTCATCAAAGGCAATATCAAGCAAAGATCGTGGTCCAGATCATTCAGCCAAGATCTAGTCTAGATCATTCAACCAAAACTACAACCTCAACAAAACAGAGGCAAAACAACCCAAAAGAGCAAAACAACTAAACCAAAGCTAAACACACAGTAGCTTCTCTAACACCAGAAGCCAACCCCCTACCGAAATAGACAACCGGCAGCAGAAGATATTTACAAATTAGAGTTTCGAAAATGGGGTTTTGCTATGCCagaatggagagagagagagagagagagaggggggggggggggggggggggggttgggttGGAGGGGAAATGATTTTTTAGCTTTCCCTCCAACCAGTTATCAAtttcaagcaaaagaaaaaaaattgaaaaaaaagcataaaatcaCTTTCCACGTTGGCTGTTGTGGCGTTGTTGTGCCGAATGTGTGTAAGAATCATTTAtctaagagtaatgttatttatattCCGTTTGGTTcaacgtaattttttttttttttttaaaaaatgttttatattttttgtgtttagtgcaactgaaaacatttttgaTTGGCCAGAAAAAAGCCTGTTTTAATTTccgtaaaatgattttcctttttaaaattcGTTGCGATATTCACTAGAAGACGCTGGTTGTGCCAAAGCCTAGTAAACTATTATACAAATGTTAGACAACTAAGATGATATGGTAGTGAAAAATATccattaatcttttttttacaatttaaccGTCAATTTGCACTTCTATATCTTCAAGTTATATAATAGAATAGAAGTGTGATTCTTGCACAACAACTATacacaataattacacaactCTACTCACATGGGATGGAACATGGTTGAGTTGAGTTGTGCATAATGGTTGTGCAATAAGTATTTTTCAATAGtatataatagtctactaaatagtattactatAGTAATAATAGCATATTTGGCCTATTATTTTATCCTAGTTCCAACTAATTCCCAACTCGTAATAATCTTATCATTGCCTTTTTATTTCAAAAGGCCTTTTGTGTCTCTTAAtaccaaaattttataaaatagagAAAGGGAGAAAACATAAGgctaaaaattattcttattttgatctatgttttttattttattttttgacatgttaTTTTGATCTCTGTGTTTACTCtatcaaatttcataaaaaataatgttgAAACTTTTGTTCATAGGCTTAAAAGAATATTACATTCAATTCAAttttctaaaactaaaacttaacttgtattttttatattacaaaaaatcaataaagtgaaattattattttttttaaaaaaaaatctggaatcaaactatttaaattaattgtaTGGTCTGTTAAGGCTATGATTATAATAATTCTATCATGGCCTATTGAGGCCACATGCCGTCTTCACAGTTGATTGAGTCGATGCAACAAACGTTTGGTAACGAACGCTGTTTTTTCACTGATTTGTATGGACCTCTACAGAAATTAGCCAGCAAACCCGAACAAGAAAAATGTTGGTGCTGAGAAACCGCATACTCGCATCTCTCGTACCGCCGCCTCCTTCACCGCTACTTCGTAAACCCACACGTTTCACTTTCTGTCTCCCAACCCGTCTCTCCCACTCGACCCGCAGCCGGAACCCGACCCAGCATGCATCCTCGGATTCGGCCTCGGCCTCCAAGACCACCCCGAGCCCACCAATGTCCGACGCGGCCAGGTTCGTCCGGACCGTCCTGTTCGTGCCGCCCGGGGTCGAGCTGGATGAGGTCACTGACGAGATGGTCCTGCCCGGATCCAACATCGTGGTCGGACCCTACGCGGGTGACGCCCGGATTCGGGAGGTGGAGTTCTTGAAGAGCAGTGCGCGGGCCAAGGACTGTCCCAAAGATGACCGGCCCGAGTTTGCCATTCTGGGTCGCTCCAATGTCGGCAAGTCTTCGCTTATCAATGCCCTCGTTCGCAAGAAGGGGGTTGCTCTTACATCTAAGAAAccaggttttatttatttatttttaatttcacgCCTTAAcaatgatttgagatagttttcATGTAATTTTGGCTTTTGGGTGTTGCTAATTTGTGTGTAATTTGTGCAGGAAAGACTCAGCTTATCAATCATTTCTTGGTGAATAAGAGCTGGTATATCGTGGATTTGCCTGGTTATGGGTAAGCCCTGGCTATTTGCTCTAAGCAAGTTAAAACTTCGAACTTTTAGCTTAAATTTTGTGTCCTTAGCTGTTTACTTTATGAAAATTCACCAGACCAATCTGTAACTTATAAGCGTAGTTGTTAGGTCAAGCATACAGTCCAAATCTGTTGATTTGTTGTTCTTTTGTCATATTATACTTGAATTTTGGAACTTATCTTCAAAGTTTTGATCCTTCTGTTAGAGGATGGTCAGCAGGTTTGTGTTTCGTACAGACTCTTGGGTTTAGAATTGGGCTACACCGTTGGATTCATTCATGATTGCTGGTTTGCTGGTCTATGTAATAATAAGTAGTTGGGGCTCTCCATTGCTGATAAGTAATGTCTTccgaaaaattataatttaatctgGGAAATATAACTCATTCGCCTTTAAGAGCATCTGCAACAAGCTCGGCAAAACACAACTTTCACCAAACTTTGTAGAGATTTCACAAAAACCGCACTCCATCGAGCTCTCTTCTCCTTCGCTAGTTTCGTTTCTGTCAGATTTCTTCTCCAAATATACTGAACCAAAAGCTTTCGCTACTTATTTTTTAAGCTGATTTTTCTCCCCTCTCCCcctcttttcacttttctctctTTCGCGCCACCTCCCTCTCCGGCTCTCACTCTCTCTTCAGTGCCGTGGAAGATTTCTGGAGGTAAATGCCTTCTGTTTTTAAtatgattttgggtttttccttctgggttttctttgtttgggtGTTGAGAGACTAAAAGATTTGGTTTTGAGTAGCAAAATGGAAAATTTGAGCGAAAATAAGTATAAAATGTTTAGAAATTTGAGGGAAAGATAAGCATAAAATGTTAAGAAATTCGAGGGAACGAaatgcacgctgttttgaagattgtgagactgatttaatgaaattgaagaagatgatgctacaaactttgtttatgtggagagagaaATCTCAGTTTATGcataagtgtttttattttgaatttatagataagtgctctattttttctttgaattaggggcttCATGTATACGTCATGTGTACTATAagttgcgcccctctgcaccttttgaatatactttacttataaaaaaaaaaaaagaatttcgaGGGAAAGATATCGTTCTAAGGTTTTTCTCGATTTAGGCATGTTTATCAGCCAAATCTAAGAAACCCATTTCTCATTTCACTATCATTTGAGAGGGAGCACCAAGAAAAAAACGAGAGTTGCAGACCAGAAAATAGGAGAGAGAATTTGTGTGGTTGAGAGAAATTGAAGGGAAAAACAAGAACTTGTGGGCTATATTTGAAGGTAAGAATCTCACTCTCCCTTTGATTTCTCCTCCTCCAATAGTTCTCTTTGAATTTTCCTCTCTATATGTTGTGGATTTTGGAGGTTTTGGTAAAAATAACCGATTGGGTAACCATCTGATGTCTTTGTGGTTTGTAGATTTTGGAGGGGGAGCCCGTGAACCCTGCAAGTCACCAACTAAATTTACCAAactaataaagattttttttttttaagtagataaatatttagagagtttgatgttttgtgtgtTAAAAAAGTGACAAGCCAAAATAGAAAAAGTGgattttttaagcaaaatttGGTTAATGTTTGAAGAGCTCACTAGGGATGCTCTTAGTGGGTGAAtcttgttatgtttttttttttctttttttttttttgcttttttatttgcACGTGGTGTGCATGCGTTTGTGCGTGTGTAAATAAGCATTATATTCAACAACTGTGAACAGTGCACAGGACGAGCAGAATAGCtgccatcattttttttttttttttttttttttttgagagagagaggaatagCTGCCATCTATGACCACCTACACTAGCAGCTGAAGTACTTAACACAcacaaactctttttttttttgttttgataagtacTTAACACACAGAAACTGACCAACCACAACAGCCTATCTCgaggataaaattttaaaacagaGTCAAAAGTTCCCAAGAGAAATTTGAAACTGGGTGCCCAGCTGAAATACTTCTGTCTTGTGCAGAACCCTTTACATTTCAGCAAGAAGCAAGCCTTTACCTAAAAACCGATCTAATTGCTTGAAATTGTGAATGTCGtctatcttcttctttattgttCGGTGGGGGGAGCATATTCGGACCCATCCAAATCTTGGATC carries:
- the LOC133863780 gene encoding GTP-binding protein At2g22870 — its product is MLVLRNRILASLVPPPPSPLLRKPTRFTFCLPTRLSHSTRSRNPTQHASSDSASASKTTPSPPMSDAARFVRTVLFVPPGVELDEVTDEMVLPGSNIVVGPYAGDARIREVEFLKSSARAKDCPKDDRPEFAILGRSNVGKSSLINALVRKKGVALTSKKPGKTQLINHFLVNKSWYIVDLPGYGFAKAPDAARMDWSAFTKGYFLNRDTLVAVLLLIDASVPPQKIDLDCANWLGRTNIPMTFVFTKCDKMKASKGKRPDENIRDFQQLIRQNYRQHPAWIMTSSVTGLGRDELLLHMSQLRNYWDQ